One window of Calditrichota bacterium genomic DNA carries:
- a CDS encoding CDP-alcohol phosphatidyltransferase family protein produces the protein MKFRLAKQRHPDSFYSEANVITLIRLVGSLTFFMLAIWYQEPIYNYIGFLIHWLVDFIDGWYARTFKQETVLGAEIDIIADRFEILFFYVIFLHFRPEVYLPAALYLIDYAFIDFYLSYQFIKFDIISPNYFNKVDKIVYLLNYSPGGKFSNSSVVTLALIFFPQFALWIAIYACGLIAVKTYSVVRLYRLRMNQLR, from the coding sequence TTGAAATTCCGATTGGCAAAACAGCGGCATCCGGACAGTTTTTACAGTGAAGCAAATGTCATCACTCTCATTCGCCTTGTGGGTTCTTTGACGTTTTTCATGCTGGCTATCTGGTATCAGGAACCGATTTATAATTACATCGGTTTTTTAATTCACTGGCTGGTGGATTTCATCGACGGCTGGTATGCGCGCACGTTCAAGCAGGAAACGGTTCTTGGCGCGGAAATTGATATTATCGCCGACCGATTTGAGATCCTGTTTTTTTATGTGATTTTCCTGCATTTCAGACCAGAAGTCTATCTGCCGGCTGCGCTGTATCTCATCGATTATGCGTTCATCGATTTTTATCTGAGCTACCAATTCATCAAATTTGACATCATATCTCCCAATTATTTCAACAAAGTCGATAAAATTGTTTATCTGCTTAATTACAGCCCGGGCGGAAAGTTCTCTAATTCCAGCGTGGTGACTCTGGCGCTCATATTTTTTCCGCAATTTGCGCTCTGGATTGCCATTTATGCCTGCGGGCTTATCGCGGTGAAAACTTATTCTGTCGTCCGACTTTATCGTTTGCGAATGAATCAATTGAGGTAA